The Balaenoptera musculus isolate JJ_BM4_2016_0621 chromosome 6, mBalMus1.pri.v3, whole genome shotgun sequence nucleotide sequence aaattatttcaacgTGTTCCTCCTTTAAACTGCTCAGTAACcccaagtgatttttaaattgggAGGCAGATTACTGGCAATAAGTTCATCAAATTTAGATCTATCCTGAACAGGCACATTATAGAAATCAAGAACATCTCTGACCCTGCACATCTGGTGAAGCCTGGAGTTAGGCACTGCATGGCCCAAGTCATCAGCTAAACGTGCCAAGAAGCTGAACTTCAGATGAACATCTTCCAGGGAGATGTCCTGCCAATTGTTAGGAACAGATGAACCAAAAACTTCTTTGACATGAGATTCCAAACGACTCTGGAGATCTTCAGGTGGTACGTAAGTTCGGCTTCGTAAGGGTGGACACACCAGAATAGGTTCTTTCTTCACCTCTTCTACTGTCTCAGCCACCACTGgctgtttctcttttctggaaTGATCAAAAACAAATATGTGAATCTTTAGTTCACTGCATTAAAGAAGCTGACCAACAGAAGACCTAATTTTGCCCATCAATCTAAATCAATATACTGCACACTTAC carries:
- the MRPL50 gene encoding 39S ribosomal protein L50, mitochondrial, whose translation is MAALWVSGVARRSFTWIVSGAPRREFWSRFRKEKQPVVAETVEEVKKEPILVCPPLRSRTYVPPEDLQSRLESHVKEVFGSSVPNNWQDISLEDVHLKFSFLARLADDLGHAVPNSRLHQMCRVRDVLDFYNVPVQDRSKFDELIASNLPPNLKITWGY